The sequence CCGACCGCCCAGGCCGTCAGCATGTTCGCTTATGCCGCCCATATGATGGACCGGGCACAGCGGGGCGAGGACGCGGCCCGCAAACAGCTTCGCATCATGACGCCGCTGCTGAAATACCAGACCGCGCGCGACAATATCGGTGTTGCCGGTGCCGCCATGGAGACCCGCGGAGGCAACGGCTATATCGAGGACTGGGTCAATCCTCGTCTGGTGCGCGACGCCCATATCGGCGTGCTCTGGGAAGGCACCAGCAACATCAACGCGCTCGACATCATCACCCGCGCGGTGGCGAAGGAGGAGGCGCATCGGGAGTTGCAGGAAGGCATCCGAGAGAAGCTGGACGACGTGCCGGCCCAGGTGCGTGGCCGCTACCAGACCCTGATGGACAAGGCGGTCGATTTCGCCGAGCGGGTGGCGCGCGAGCCGGAGAGCGAGCATCTCTGCCGCAAGGCCTCGACGGCGCTCTATCACGCCACCAGCGCCGCGCTGATGGCCTGGGAGGGCGCCACGGCCGAGGCGGCCGGCAAACCCACCAACCGCGTCGCCCTGGCGCAACTGGTGGAGGACACCCGCCTCGCGCCGCAGGACCCGTTCGCCGCTGACGATCTGGGCAGGGCGGGGGCGCTGGCGGATCAGGCGCTGGCGGCGACCGCCTGATCGGCGCTAACCTCCCATCAACGCCCCAGAAGACAGCTTGAGGAAACCCCCATGCGCATTTCCATCGGCATCGGCAGCCATTCCGCCCGCGACATCACCGGCGCGGTCGCATTCGTCCAGGCGGCCGACCGGCTCGGCGTCGATTGCGTCTGGTCGGCGGAGGCCTGGGCGCACGATGCCTGCACCAGCCTCGCCTACATGGCGGCGCTGACCAAGCGCATCCATATCGGCACCGCGATCATGCAGATCAGCGCCCGCACGCCGTCGATGACGGCGATGACGGCGCTCTCGCTCAACGACCTCTCCGGCGGCCGTTTCCGCCTCGGCCTGGGCGTCAGCGGCCCGCAGGTGGTGGAGGGGTTGCAGGGCGTCTCGTTCGCGAAGCCGCTCACCCGCCTGCGCGAGACGGTCGACATCTGCCGCATGGCCTTCCGCGGCGAGAAAATCCAGTACCAGGGTCAGGTGCACGTGCTGCCGCGGCCCGGCGGCGAGGGCAAGGCGATCCGGCTGGAGCACCGGCCGGCACCGATCCCGATCTATCTCGCCACCCTCGGCCCTAAGGCGCTGGAATACACCGGCGAGGCGGCGGACGGCTGGCTCGGCACCAGCTTTTCGCCGGATCATCCGGACGCGCACTTGGCCTATATCCGCAAGGGCGCGGAGAAGGCCGGCCGGTCGCTCGCCGATATCGACATCTGCGCCACCGCCGCGGTCGCCATCGGCGAGAATGTGGAGGAGATGATCGATGCCCGCCGCATGGGCGTCGCCTTCCAGATGGGCGCCATGGGCTCGGCCCGGACCAATTTCTACAACGAGGCCTTCCAGCGGGCCGGCTATCAGGACGACGCGCTGGCGATCCAGGCGCTCTGGAAACAGGGGCGGCGCGACGAGGCGGCGCAACGGGTGCCCGATGCCATGGTCACGCAGTTCCAGGCGGTGGGCACGGCGGACATGGTGCGCGAGCGCCTGCGCAAATACCGCGATGTCGGCGTCAACATGCTGAGCCTCCGCGGCGACGACACGCTGCCGTCGCACGAGCGCATCGCGCTTTTGGAGCAGATCATGGATCTGGCGAACGGCCTAGACGCCGCCGCCTGAGCCGCCTGTACCCCGGACGGTGCGAAGCGCCGATCCGGGGCCGGTCGCTCTTGCGAACACGGGCGAGGGCGGTGTTCGGAGGCTGACACCGGTCCCGACCCTCGCCTCCGGCTCGGCCGGGAAACAGGGGTTTCGGTTCCGGCGACGGTGCGGAGCGCTGGGTTAATCCAGCGCCGCCCAGGCCTGTTGCAGGGTGCCGAGCAGGTCGCCGCCCATGGCGATGAAGTCGTCTACGCCCGCGGCCTCATAGGCCTCCCGCGCCTCACCGGGGACGCCGGCGAGCGCCAGCCAGGCGCAGCCCGCGGCCTTGAGCGCGCGTGCCATTTCCTCGGCCTGCTCGCCATAGCGCTTGTCACTGGAGCACAGCACCGCCAGCCGCGCGCCGCTGGCCTTGAAGGCATCCGTGAGTGCCGCGGCATCGGTGAAGCCGCCCTGGTCCAGCGCCTGCAAGCCCCCGGCCTCGAACGCGTTCTTCGCGAACGTGGCGCGCGGCGTGTAGGTGGCGAGCGCGCCCAGATTGGCGAGGAACACCGCCGGCCGCCGGCCGTCGCGCTTCGCCCGCCGGTCGCTCTCGTCCCGCATGGCCTCGAACGCCTCGCCGAAGCGACGGCGGGGCAGGGGGGCGATGGAGGTGGCATTGCCGCCCAGCGCCGCCAGCAGGCTCGCCAGCGTCGCGCCGCCCTGCGCCGCCCGGATCGCCGCGGCGGTGCGCTCGCCCCGGCCGGCGGCGGGCAGGGTGACCGCCGCCGACGACAGCCGCGCGGCGAGGTCCGTCCGGATCGCGGCCAGGTCCGGCTCCGGCACGTCCGGCAGGTCCTCGGCGATGTTGGGGAATTCGCTGACGCCGGTCAGCGGGTCGCGGCGGCGGGCGAGGTTCTTTTGCCGCTCGGCCCAGGTCGCTTCGACCTGCCCCGCCACCATGCCGCCGGTCAGGGCCTCGGCCATGCCGCCGGCGCGCTCGATCTCCTGGAACAGCGCCCAGGACGACTGCGCCAGCTTCGCCGTCAGGTCCTCCAGGAACCAGGAGCCGCCGCCGGGGTCCATCACCCGGTGCAGGTTGGATTCCTCTTTCAGCAGCAACTGCGTGTTGCGCGCGACGCGGCGGGCGAAATCGTCCGAGACCGGGCCGAGGGCGGCGTCATAGGGCGCGATCGTGATGCTGTCCGCCCCGCCGACCGCGGCGGCGAACCCGGCCAGTGTCGTGCGCAGCAGGTTGGTGTAGGGGTCGCGCTCGGCCAGGTTGCGGTTGGCCGTCACCGCGTCGATCCGGGCCGCCCGCGCTGGCTCGGACGCACCGGCGACCTCGGCGATGCGCGCCCAGAGCTTGCGCGCGGCGCGCAGCTTGGCGATGGCGAAGAACTGGTCCGGCCCCAGCGGCAGGCGGAAGACGATCTGGGCGCAGGCGTCGTCGACGCCCATTCCGGCGTCGACCATGGCCCGCAGATAGGCGACGCCGGTCGCCATCGCCGCGGCCAGTGTCTGGCTTTCGGAGGCGCCGGCGGCGTCATAGGCCGAGGCGTCCACGGTCACCGCGGCCACATGCGGCCAGTGCTGCGCCGCATGGGCGGCCAGGTCCGCCATGTCCGCCAGCGCCTGCTCCAATCCCTGCGGCAGTGCGCCATGCGCCGCCAGCGTTCCGAGCGGGTCCGCGCCCAGCCGCGAGCCGGGCGCCGGCAGCGAGCCGGGCGCCGGACCGCCGGCCGCTGCCAGCAACGCCGCTGCCGGCAGGAAACCCGCGCCCGCCTCCAAAGCCAGCGCCGCCGCCGGCACGTTTGCCAGCAGCGCCTGCCAGCAGGCGGTGGAGTGCAGCGGCAGCCCGCCCTCGGCCACGCCGTTGGCATCGCCGCAGAGCGCGGCCCGGTCCAGGCGCAGCGACAGCGAGTGCACGCTGTTGTCCAGGTCCTCGCGCAGGGTGGCG comes from Alphaproteobacteria bacterium and encodes:
- a CDS encoding LLM class flavin-dependent oxidoreductase is translated as MRISIGIGSHSARDITGAVAFVQAADRLGVDCVWSAEAWAHDACTSLAYMAALTKRIHIGTAIMQISARTPSMTAMTALSLNDLSGGRFRLGLGVSGPQVVEGLQGVSFAKPLTRLRETVDICRMAFRGEKIQYQGQVHVLPRPGGEGKAIRLEHRPAPIPIYLATLGPKALEYTGEAADGWLGTSFSPDHPDAHLAYIRKGAEKAGRSLADIDICATAAVAIGENVEEMIDARRMGVAFQMGAMGSARTNFYNEAFQRAGYQDDALAIQALWKQGRRDEAAQRVPDAMVTQFQAVGTADMVRERLRKYRDVGVNMLSLRGDDTLPSHERIALLEQIMDLANGLDAAA
- a CDS encoding methylmalonyl-CoA mutase — protein: MSDETFELAASFPETSYADWLAAAEKALKRGDVEKALATRTYEGFALKPLYTRERDGGAADPAGLPGLAPFTRGADAAGRTVSGWDIRQTVTHPDLAHANATLREDLDNSVHSLSLRLDRAALCGDANGVAEGGLPLHSTACWQALLANVPAAALALEAGAGFLPAAALLAAAGGPAPGSLPAPGSRLGADPLGTLAAHGALPQGLEQALADMADLAAHAAQHWPHVAAVTVDASAYDAAGASESQTLAAAMATGVAYLRAMVDAGMGVDDACAQIVFRLPLGPDQFFAIAKLRAARKLWARIAEVAGASEPARAARIDAVTANRNLAERDPYTNLLRTTLAGFAAAVGGADSITIAPYDAALGPVSDDFARRVARNTQLLLKEESNLHRVMDPGGGSWFLEDLTAKLAQSSWALFQEIERAGGMAEALTGGMVAGQVEATWAERQKNLARRRDPLTGVSEFPNIAEDLPDVPEPDLAAIRTDLAARLSSAAVTLPAAGRGERTAAAIRAAQGGATLASLLAALGGNATSIAPLPRRRFGEAFEAMRDESDRRAKRDGRRPAVFLANLGALATYTPRATFAKNAFEAGGLQALDQGGFTDAAALTDAFKASGARLAVLCSSDKRYGEQAEEMARALKAAGCAWLALAGVPGEAREAYEAAGVDDFIAMGGDLLGTLQQAWAALD